A window of Nicotiana sylvestris chromosome 8, ASM39365v2, whole genome shotgun sequence genomic DNA:
CCCAGTAGCCTGTGAAATCATCAAGGTGATAGGTCAACAACTCATGCACTTCAAAAAGGTTCAATTCTACCAAATGAGGACGGTTAAAAGTCATTAAGAAACAAGAAGAGCATTACTACGAACCTTGTCCATGAGGAGAGAATTAACAGGCATCCGAAGAACCTGGAAACAAAGTCGAAGTAAAGATAGAAATTAGCCTCAGGGAAGACTACTAATGACACAACAATTCAAGGAATTCCAggaaattaaacatcaaataacGAATATTGAGGAAAGGACACCATAAACAACTTTGAATATAATGTTTAGCACAATAAGAACTTCATTTTGCAAATCTCCGAATACAATGTATAGTATAAGCAATGATGAAGAAATCAAGAGAAAGAGATTACTTTTCGACTACACGAGAAAAGGTAACAGAAGAGAAACCAATCAAGATGATATCTTCTATTTGATGTCAAATGAAACGTAAAAAGCAGAGCTCATTCAACTTACCAAAAAATTAAAGTTAAGCTCATTCAGCAGTTGTTCAAATTAAAGATTAATTGAGTTTGCCTGAACAGTAATCCTTCAGGACGTAAACAACAGTGTCAATGCTCCTGAATGCTTGAAAAAAGCTTCTTTCAGTACTACAAGCAAGCTCATCAACATTTCTAACTGTGAAGCAGTAGGGACTCATCACAAATGTATAGCTAGCATTGTGAGGAATAAGAAATCAAGGCCACAACTAGCTGCAAAGTTGTTTAATACACTTCCTGGCTAGAGCTAAGCTCCATAAGTTACATGCTGGGAGAGCTGATAAGTCTCCAACTGCAAATTTGCGACCTCTAGGAGATCTCTTTGGTCCTATGATATGCACCTCTATCACTTCCCTAGGGGAACCTTATGATGGAATTTTCACAAAACACGAACTTTTCTCTATTTTTAGGAGAATGGCAGGGCGTAAGATAATTATACAACCAAAACACAAAAATGATCAGAAACATAATGCATATTTGGACATTGTCTACACTCCGCCATGCATTGCAATTAACAACACAAGGGGAAAAACAGTAAAGAATCTCAGTGAAACAAAAAATGCAAAACTAAGTGATAATACACTGGAGAGCTGTCCAAGGAAAACACATGTTAAAAGACTTACATAAATGCATCCTTTTACTGCAGCACGACGACAAAAGGCCTGTGGAAGTTCCCCTTGACCATAAATGGGGTAAATCATAGCACCAGGTGCATTAGGAAACCTAAAGTttgaaaacaaagggaaaactaTAAGAATTTGATTTACAAGAAGGAAGCATATGACCATAAGATGTCATGGCATACAAAGATAACTTTCCAACTCAGAGGGTCAATGATTATGATTAACTAGTCTCAAGATAGAATCCCCTTCTCTTTTTCTAACAGCTCCAAAAAATTATTAATTCTTGGGAGTATTTGCATTGGCAGAAAGACTAACCCAACTATACATAGAGCTTTCCAGGTTGACTTTTGAATCTCAGTTAACCTTCTTACCACTACAAGATCAAGGTTTTGACATAGCATATATGCTCCGCGAACAGTTCACAGACATGAAAAAACAAATAAGGGGGTATTCCAAGGTTAGACCTCTTTCATCCGCACATGCAAGTATAACCTAAGCATGCATCTTAATGAACTATTATTTTCAGTATCAGAGATGAGAATTGACAATAAAAATATATTAGCCTAATAATATCATTTTCAGGATTTCCACAGTTAGGAGTATGAAGTTCAATTATGGACATAGAAGAAGGTAAAGCTAAAGCTAAACAGCCAGTAAATGGAAAGATACTTTCATGATTAGTAAACTACCAATTTATGTACAAATGGGCGAGGTACATTCAGGATTAGTGCACTACTCTACTGTTTTATGTACAAAAATGGAAGAGGTACTTTCATGATTTCTACATGACTGTTTTAAGCACAAAGGAAGGGTGAGAGTATAACCTGCCAACGGATGAGTGATAAAGGGCCAACCGATCAATACCATCTTTTGTCTTAAGAACACTTTTGCAAACATCCCCATTCTCTTGGTCATAATCTGCCATTGctattgcatatagaataatccTAAAAAGAAAAGATCACTACTAAGTCAGACGAATATAGCTAGAATCTAatgtacaaaaaaaaaattactctgATTCCCAAATTCTGGATAAACAACCATAAAAAGGAAAGCGGGAACTAACAGTCTCACGTCCATTGAATTGAAATGCTAAAAGGTGATAAAGATCGAAAAGCAGTGTCATTTATATATTAATTAACCATTTTCTTCTCCATATGTTGAAAGGCAAAAGAGCAGTACAAGCAATTATCCTCACAGTTTAATTTATTTACAGAAGTAGTTTTAGAAAAGTAATTGGTCTGGTTTTTGGCATGCTTTCAATCTAAAATGAAAAGCTTCCTACTTTATTAGGCTGCAACATTACAATCATACAGGAATCACACAATCAATAATGCTTAATATTTGATTAGGGCTACTTGATTCATGAAACAAGCACACGACATAATCAAACGACaagggaaggaaaagaaaaaggaataacAGAAAACAGGAAACTGTGACTAACAGAGAGAGAAAGGCGATTCGATCTGTACGATTTTAGCTTAGAAGAAAGCCCCATTTTGCTTAAAAACTCCACAAACGGACTCTCTAACTCCTCCTCTGAAATGCTCTTACTCTCCCCACCATCagcagctgctgctgcttcaAAATGCCCTTGCACCAGCTTGAAGAATCCCATCAACTGAGTCTTCTCCGTAAAGCTTAGTTTCCGGTCCATAAATATCGCGCTACGCGAATCAGGTACATTCTCCAAATTGCCCTCACCATCGTAGAAAAAACTCCCGTCAATGCTCTTGAACTCCATGTATTGATTCACCTCTGATTTCAAAAGTAAATTAATCATGGCATCAGCACACAACAAAACCCTGGGCCCACTCAAATCAATGTTAAACTTTCGCGATTGTTCCAAGGGTTCCGAGGAGTAAGAAGTGATTTCGACGGAGGAGTAGAGCGGGCGGGTGGTTAGAGGAACTCGGGTAAAACCCGAATCGGTGTCGGGTTGTGGAATTGAGGGTTCGAAGGAGGATTGAGATTGGATATATGAAATGAATTCGTGAAGGGGAAAAGAAGCATAGTGGCTGCCGTATGAAGGGTTAGGGTCCAGGTGAAGGACTGATTTTCCGGCGGCGGAGGCAGCGGCGGCTAGTATGGACTCCGGCAGACCGGTGCCGACCACTATAAGGTCGAAATTGGATGGTTCAATTGGAGGATACGACGCAGTTTCATCCATCGGCTCGGCGAACCACGAGCAGGCTGTCAATATAcagataaaataataaaactggTGCTTGGAGTTAGGAGGAAGGTCTATAGCTGTCCAACGGGTCGGCCCATCCCGCCCCGGCCCACTAACTCTTAAACGGGATTGGGCCCATAGTGAACGGGACATGGGATGGGACGGGCTGCCTATTTTGTCCTGATGGGCCAGACTGTTAACATCCCGGCCCGTTCCGACCCGTAAGCCCCCGTAATTTGTTTTTGGAAAAAGAGTCGTTGGCCAACGGCATTCTTTACAAAACTAACCCTTTGGCAA
This region includes:
- the LOC104246597 gene encoding rab escort protein 1 isoform X1, with protein sequence MDETASYPPIEPSNFDLIVVGTGLPESILAAAASAAGKSVLHLDPNPSYGSHYASFPLHEFISYIQSQSSFEPSIPQPDTDSGFTRVPLTTRPLYSSVEITSYSSEPLEQSRKFNIDLSGPRVLLCADAMINLLLKSEVNQYMEFKSIDGSFFYDGEGNLENVPDSRSAIFMDRKLSFTEKTQLMGFFKLVQGHFEAAAAADGGESKSISEEELESPFVEFLSKMGLSSKLKSIILYAIAMADYDQENGDVCKSVLKTKDGIDRLALYHSSVGRFPNAPGAMIYPIYGQGELPQAFCRRAAVKGCIYVLRMPVNSLLMDKATGNYKGVRLASEQELYSHKLILASSFVFQLPRPHSSPDAQQNVYCDFGSKNTTEKLARSVCITKHSLKLDKANCLAFFPPRSLFPEQVTAIHVLQLSSNAAVCPSGMFLTYLSAICKDDVQGKKLLHAAINALFCIPVSGSSENDNSAENQSETRDAKPALLWSVLYIQELTKFQDVLDNIISASMPDASPYYHDLLGATEKIFEELYSGEVFFPKTASLEEGAVEELED